AAAAACAGTGACGCAAGGTAAGCCGGCAAAATGACTGAGGGGGGGAAACGCGAAAGAGCGATACCATTTTCACTATCCCTACGCTTCCTGCGCATTTTTCGCGGACCGCTTTCGGCGTTGGAccgatcggcggcggcggcggcggcggcggcggggggtCGACGTTTGcgttttctcgacgccgCACGGCCACCGGACATGTGAGTTGTAGAGGGGCGCGGCGCTGCTGGCGAAGCACGAGCTCGCCTTTCGCACGATTTCGCAGGGAAAATAAACGCGCTCATCGTCGCGAAGCGACTGCGCAGGGTCATATGGTTCGAGAGGTCGTAGTCTTCCCCGTTTGTCTCCGCGAGACGCCAACACCGCGGCGTGGCAAAAAAATATTACCTTGATAATCGAACGAGGCCATGGTTCGTGCTTTTTGGAGGATTCTCGGTGACTTCGCTCTATTCGGTTTCCGCGAGTTGGGGGGAGAGTGGCGTGAATTGGCTCGACGCGTCCCCTTTATCAGCAGAGAGAATGTGGGCAGTACTGAGTAGAATTGTGTCACTGGGGAAAACGTCATTGAAGGGAAGTCCCTTACGCAATGCTAGACTGGATGCCCCGTATAGGAAGTAACTAAAAATAGTACAGGTTCATTGGAGGTCAATTTTAGCGAACGCCTACGCAGCTAGCCTACCGATTCCGCCAGCTTGGAATTCCATCGTTAATTCAAATAGTCTTGCTGCAGATTGCTCTGTCTCTGGCTCGTGTGCGTTGCgggtagcgcgcgcgcgtgtgaAAACATCGCCCACATTTCACTTTCGACGGGGGGAGCAAAGGGAAGAGCCCGGCTAAGGTGTGAtatgaaaacgaaagactTCGCTTTGACCTCAAGGAGAAGATCCGGAAATTTGCGCAAGTTGTTTGTAAACCGCAAGCTATCCGGTAGGAGGTCATTGCCGCACATGCGCATGTCATCCCATACTCAGAGTTGCGATTTTCGCCTCTTCGGGAAGTCCTGCAGCTGTCTCCGCACCTGAAATTGCCACCAGCACTCAAGTAAACGAGATTCGGTATTGCAAAACGCTGCctgttctcgttttcgcttcgaaatcTAACTGCAGCGTCCGCGAATAGCGGACTCCGTACTCCAACACCCACGCTGACTCGAAGTCTTACAACAGTGCCCTGATAAAACATTCATATACGCCCGCTCTCCTTAGATCCGTGAAGTCAGCTTGCAGAGGGTCACGTGCCCTACACCACTAGATAATTCGCTTTGCGATTCCCACAGTTCTATCTATTCCCTTTCCCGAAACGCCAACTCGACttatttttaaatttgaCTACGAAAAATCTTATTTTCGGGCACTCCTAACACAAACGAGAACATGCAGGTGACTGGGCGTCATGTGCAGATGCCCAAAGGCGTTTTTAGCACCGCTATCGTTTAAATTCCCCGAGCAAGCTCCCCTTTCTCAATCAAACACGCCTACCTCTCTCGTGCAGATCCGACAATGGCGTCAAAATCATCGAAACAAATCACGGCCGACACGGCGGAAAAATACGCCGACGATCATGGCATCgagttcttctttctcgtctacACCGACATCCTCGGCGTTCTGCGCGGCAAACTCGTTCCCAAGTCGGCGATTACGATGACGGCCAAAGAAGGCGGTCACTTCTGTCGCGTCATGTTCCGACTCTCCGCCATGGACCCGGATATGATCATCATACCCGATTGGCAAACGTTTATTCAGTTGCCATGGAAACCCGAAATCGGTTGGGTGATCTGCGATCTCTATAGTCCGGCGGGCGTTCCCTTTCGCGAGTGTCCGCGTCTCGCTCTCAAGAACCAAATCGAACGACTCAAAACCCTCGAAAATCACAAAAATCTCGTTCTCAAATCGGGCATCGAATTCGAACTCTATCTCATCAatcgcgacgcgacggcgatcgccGACAAACTCGACGAACGTCCGGGAATCGATTCGTGTTTCCGTGCCGACGCTCTGATgcgtaacgcgcgctacttCACGCGCGTTTGTCAAATCGCCGACGATCTCGGCTGGGAACCCTATCAAGTCGATCACGAGGGTTCGAGCGGTCAATttgaattcaatttcaaatacATCGACGCTCTAACGATGGCTGATCGACATGTTTTCTTTAAATACATGTGTCGTTCGATTGCCGAGGAGGAGGGCATGCGCGTTACGTTCATGCCGAAGCCGTTTGCTGATAAACTCGGCTCCGGCTgtcacgtgcacgtgtcCCTATGGGAAGGCGATAAGAATGTGTTTCTTGATACGTCCGGGGAGCTGGGTCTCTCTGGCTTGGGGTATCAATTTCTCGCTGGGGTTTTGGCGAACGCGAAGGCGCTTTGCGCTATCCTGTGTCCCACAGTGAATAGCTATAAGCGTCTCGTTGCCGCCGGATGGTGTCCCAATCGGATCTCCTATACTGGGGATAATCGATCGCATATGCTTAGGATACCAAATCCGGGGCGTTTTGAAGTTCGTCTCGCCGATATGGCGGTTAATCCGTATTTAATTCAGGCGGGCGTGATCGCGGCGGGGATCGACGGCGTGACGCGTAAGTTGGAGCCGGGGGAGCGTTGCGATGGCGACGGGGGGAAGGGGGAGCCGGCGGGGGCCGAAGTGTTGCCGCTTAATTTGCTCGACGCCGTGAGggaattgaagaagaatcgCGAGCTGCGCGAAGCGATTGGGGTCGACTGCATGGACGCGTTTGTCATGTTTAAGGAGAATGAATGGGTCGACTATATGAGGCATTTGAGCGAGTGGGAAAAGATCCATACTATTGACTGTTAGACGAGTGAAAAGTGAACGAACAGTCGcgtgtctttttttttcgttgtcttGTCCGGGTGACTACACAATCAATTATTTGGGATATTCAGGGGTGGGTGGatgtgtgacgtcacgtgtaATGAAAAGCGAGACCCTATCTAGGGAGCCCGttcaaaaaaagcgaaagaaaagaaacacaTAGATGCTGATTTCCCAATTCCCTCAATCTGACCTTCTAATGGAACAAGGATGCCTTTTCTTTGAATGCCGCTCTTCTTGCCTTCTGCTCTTCCGCctccttttgttttttctcttgttctGCTTTGATTTCTTGCTCGAATTTCGCTCCTTTGCTCTGCTCCGCGACTTTGGCTTCGAAGAAACTCTTTGCTCCTTTGACACCCTCcgccgtgacgtcacagacgTTGGCAATCTTGGCCAGACCTTCGCACTCCAATTCGCCCTTCATggctttttgaaaaatcaaCATAAACTGGGGGAAAAGTCAATGatatttattaaatttatATTTTCAATTGGGGTTGCCTCTCTGAAACTGATTTGCCCGTCGTTGTCTTCATCGACTTCCTTGATCATGCTTTTCAGCTGCAAATGAGTTTGCGGTTCGCCCAATTTTTCCatcatcaatttcaattcCATGAAATCGATGAAATTGctccgatcgacgtcgtatcTACCGAATGAATAAACCGCGTGACTATGCATTGGCTTCTCTGTTTACTTTTGGAAGACTTTTCGGTATTCCTTGATCTCCTGGATCGAA
This is a stretch of genomic DNA from Oscarella lobularis chromosome 16, ooOscLobu1.1, whole genome shotgun sequence. It encodes these proteins:
- the LOC136196608 gene encoding EF-hand domain-containing protein D2-like — translated: MADSELSAKLNRRTDINEGSASPAKVSRSVYAEFKEFSIQEIKEYRKVFQKYDVDRSNFIDFMELKLMMEKLGEPQTHLQLKSMIKEVDEDNDGQISFREFMLIFQKAMKGELECEGLAKIANVCDVTAEGVKGAKSFFEAKVAEQSKGAKFEQEIKAEQEKKQKEAEEQKARRAAFKEKASLFH
- the LOC136196576 gene encoding glutamine synthetase-like gives rise to the protein MASKSSKQITADTAEKYADDHGIEFFFLVYTDILGVLRGKLVPKSAITMTAKEGGHFCRVMFRLSAMDPDMIIIPDWQTFIQLPWKPEIGWVICDLYSPAGVPFRECPRLALKNQIERLKTLENHKNLVLKSGIEFELYLINRDATAIADKLDERPGIDSCFRADALMRNARYFTRVCQIADDLGWEPYQVDHEGSSGQFEFNFKYIDALTMADRHVFFKYMCRSIAEEEGMRVTFMPKPFADKLGSGCHVHVSLWEGDKNVFLDTSGELGLSGLGYQFLAGVLANAKALCAILCPTVNSYKRLVAAGWCPNRISYTGDNRSHMLRIPNPGRFEVRLADMAVNPYLIQAGVIAAGIDGVTRKLEPGERCDGDGGKGEPAGAEVLPLNLLDAVRELKKNRELREAIGVDCMDAFVMFKENEWVDYMRHLSEWEKIHTIDC